The DNA sequence GTTACCGAAGATGGAGGATTTGCTGAGTACGCTATAGTCCCTGCTAAACAAGCTTATAAAATACCGTCTTATATATCACTTTCTACAATTGCATTCGCTGAACCGCTATCATGCTGTTTAAGAGCTATTAACAAAACTATTATAAATTCTGGCGAATCAGTTATCATTTTTGGCGGAGGTTCAATTGGTTTATTAATGTTACAATTAGTAAAACTAAGAGGGGCATCGAAAGTTATCCTTATTGAACCAATTAAACTAAGACAACAATTAGCACAAAAACTGGGGGCTGATTATGTTTTTGCTCCAAATGAGAATAACCTCAAAACTATTATTTATGATATAACTCATGGAGGAGCAGATACTATTATAGATTGTGTTGGTAAACCTGAGATTCTCTCATTAAGTATAGAATTAATAAATCGTGGTGGAAAAATTATCTTGTTTGGTGTACCTCCTATTCATTCAAATGTTTCATTGGAACTGCATAAAATTTTTCTTAATGAACTAACTATTACTTCTTCATACCTTAATCCTTATACATTCAATTATGCAATCGAGCTCTTGGTTAATCATAAAATCGATGTAGAGCAATTACCAGTTAAAAAAGTCGATATTGAATCGGTGAAAAACATTTTAGAATCTGGAGCTGATGAAAGTATAATAAAATATCAATTTCATAATTAAAAATGGAGGCATCAATGAAAAGTTATTTTAAAAAGTTGTCTCTTCTATTGATTGGTTTTTCTTTTCTGATTGGGCTTAATAATATAAATGCTCAATCAGGGATCAATCTCATAGGGAGCTTTGAACAAGAATTACCATCATACTGGAAGAAGGGAAAAGAGCCAGCAGGGAGTAAATTAGAATGGGCAACCGACCAGTATAGATCAATGGGAAGGAGTTTAAAGATAGAGAAGACAACAACAGGCGAAGAAGCATACTGGGAAAGTGAGAACATGTGCGATTTATGGTCACCAGTACATAATAAAGATGTAGATATATTCCTTGGGGCATATGTAAGGACAGAAGGAGTAAATGTAAATCCAGCAAATGAAGATGAGAGATGGTATATAAGTTATAGTTTTTATGGAAAGAGTGGGAATTTAATAGGGGAAGTAAAATTACCAATCGATCAAAGTAAAGCAAGCAGTAGTGGATGGATAGCCGATACGAATGAAGTAGGGAGTGTAATATTGCCAGAAGATTCATACACGACGATAATAAAATTTGTAGCAGGGAAGAATGCAACAGGGAAAGTATGGGCAGATGATTTTATGTTTTATGGAAGGAATGGAGCCTGGGCAGGACAGGATTGGAATACACAGGTAGGAGTACCAGAAGGATGGTTTTATTGGTTACCACCAGTAGGAGGAAATGACGGAAGATTGAGTGATGGATATGAGAATACAAAGATAACAAGTGAAGAAGCATATCATGGAAGATATAGTTTGAAGTTTGAAAATCTACCAGGAACACATGATGGCTTTGTAGGAACAAGAAGATATTTAATAGGAGATGAAATAAAAGCAGGAGATGTACTTAGAATAACAGTCTGGATAAAAGGAAAAGATTTAGATCCACAGAATGTAGCACAGGTAGGAGATCAAGCATGTTTTGCAATTACACCAATATTCCATAACACATATGGGAATAATGAAGGATGGGGAGAGTTCTGGTCAAGAGATATACCGATAAAGTTTCCAGCAGTAACATCATTTGACTGGATGCCATTTTATGTAGATATACCAGTACAGGCAGGAGCGAAATCATTGTCAGTAAGATTACATCCACTTGGGAGATTTAAGGGGACAATCTATTGTGATTATCTTACAGTAGAGAAATTAGATATACCAACAATAAGTGAGATAGGGAGCTTTGAACAAGAATTACCATCATACTGGAAGAAGGGAAAAGAGCCAGCAGGGAGTAAATTAGAATGGGCAACCGACCAGTATAGATCAATGGGAAGGAGTTTAAAGATAGAGAAGACAACAACAGGCGAAGAAGCATACTGGGAAAGTGAGAACATGTGCGATTTATGGTCACCAGTACATAATAAAGATGTAGATATATTCCTTGGGGCATATGTAAGGACA is a window from the Rosettibacter firmus genome containing:
- a CDS encoding zinc-dependent alcohol dehydrogenase family protein, with amino-acid sequence MKSLLFIKPNNIEIIDKELRKPESNELIIKIDTCGVCGTDFHIFRGESLANKNTILGHEFSGIVYDNNNIADFNLGDKVVVDPNIYCGTCYYCRQGKINFCINHKALGVTEDGGFAEYAIVPAKQAYKIPSYISLSTIAFAEPLSCCLRAINKTIINSGESVIIFGGGSIGLLMLQLVKLRGASKVILIEPIKLRQQLAQKLGADYVFAPNENNLKTIIYDITHGGADTIIDCVGKPEILSLSIELINRGGKIILFGVPPIHSNVSLELHKIFLNELTITSSYLNPYTFNYAIELLVNHKIDVEQLPVKKVDIESVKNILESGADESIIKYQFHN